A genomic segment from Vespula pensylvanica isolate Volc-1 chromosome 25, ASM1446617v1, whole genome shotgun sequence encodes:
- the LOC122637224 gene encoding odorant receptor 13a-like yields the protein MSLFHPQCSKKLEIANHSPILYVQVVENKGRINVIEDVGKGNALVCRVQQFFVKMVKSMNNVLYRITMRIIKRMETRLRRSKGEPSQIPFFDNKTIEGCLSDSTIDQLLKYYDQAFKYNEYNLDVIEKAELEFDNTANVIDMTKRTMNCAGIWPENTNEPKFIFFATYLTIHCSLAIIDITMNISNLTYIVGCLLENVFNLMALLKICICRIKKKSLARLLEDVRTDFVIDNYNTLDEKIAFLSYNKFSRKFVRLTLIVCIAGASSYYFMSLVNNVEMVFRNSSYGYRLPYRVWLLIEPHDFITYICLSCYQFIIIPSIVFGYVGTDCLFVSLVLHVSGLFSALSCKVKHVLDDPYDRQRRMKDLIVKHIRLIRLSESLEDEFNLVILQQLVGNTFQLCLLGYDALASTAEGEGRMLVAFFLILACVFSTLLAYCYMGECLIKESSVLGDAFYHCEWYNISRTEKKLMHICMMRSTKFMRLTSGKFCTLSLNTFTDVLKTSMAYFSVLRTFV from the exons ATGTCGCTGTTTCATCCACAATGTTCGAAAAAACTTGAAATTGCAAATCACAGTCCCATTTTATACGTTCAAGTTG TTGAgaataaaggaagaataaacGTTATTGAAGACGTTGGTAAAGGAAACGCATTAGTTTGTAGAgttcaacaattttttgtgAAAATGGTAAAAAGTATGAACAATGTTTTATATCGGATAACTATgaggataataaaaagaatggaaacACGGCTTCGACGGAGCAAGGGAGAGCCGTCACAGATAccattttttgataataagaCTATCGAGGGTTGTCTCTCGGATAGTACCATtgatcaattattaaaatactatGATCAAGCTTTCAAATACAATGAATATAACTTAGATGTTATCGAAAAAGCt GAACTCGAGTTTGATAATACCGCGAATGTGATAGATATGACTAAACGTACCATGAATTGTGCCGGTATTTGGCCAGAAAATACGAATGAGCctaagtttatattttttgcaaCATATTTGACAATACATTGTTCATTAGCTATCATCGATATAACGatgaatatatcgaatttaacTTATATTGTTGGATGTCTATTGGAAAATGTATTCAATTTGATGGCACTATTGAAAATATGCATTTgtaggattaaaaaaaaatcattggcAAGATTGTTGGAAGACGTCAGAACCGATTTTGTTATTGACAATTATAACACCCTTGATGAGAAAATAGCATTTTtaagttataataaatttagtcGTAAATTCGTTAGGTTGACCTTGATCGTATGTATAGCTGGTGCATCGTCCTATTACTTCATGTCATTAGTGAATAACGTTGAAATgg TATTTAGAAACTCATCTTATGGATACCGATTGCCGTATAGAGTATGGCTGTTAATTGAGCCACACGATTTCATAACATACATCTGCCTGTCttgttatcaatttattattataccaaGTATTGTATTTGGTTACGTTGGTACTGATTGTCTCTTCGTTAGTTTGGTACTTCACGTTAGTGGATTATTCTCTGCATTGTCTTGTAAGGTCAAACATGTACTGGATGATCCATATGATAGACAACGTCGCATGAAAGATCTAATTGTTAAACACATACGATTAATCAg ATTGTCGGAATCATTGGAGgatgaatttaatttagtaATATTACAACAATTGGTTGGTAATACTTTTCAGCTTTGTTTATTGGGATATGATGCTCTTGCt aGTACAGCTGAGGGGGAGGGGAGAATGTTAGTCGCATTCTTTCTAATCCTTGCCTGCGTGTTTAGCACACTTTTAGCTTACTGTTACATGGGAGAATGTCTTATAAAGGag AGCTCCGTCTTAGGTGACGCATTTTATCACTGCGAGTGGTACAACATCTCGagaacggaaaaaaaattaatgcacATTTGTATGATGCGTTCGACGAAATTTATGCGACTTACTTCCGGTAAATTTTGCACCTTGTCACTGAACACTTTTACCGAC GTTCTGAAAACATCGATGGCTTATTTTTCGGTACTGCGGacattcgtttga
- the LOC122637275 gene encoding uncharacterized protein LOC122637275 isoform X1 yields the protein MSSDRTNQNQQPKLADKIETRSDAELEDITFRLRQKELFLQERERTVREREEILRSDTAKPDLATLETLLREVVTTRHQTDDAFYDSFESYNISIREAINMVPQYDGYNISIGTFTRACKRARELILFNAEETATRLIIKKLRGQVYSIVKDYNIYSIDRLCDILWENLCTQYKVELSSIYMDQDEHILEFIDRVKDLRQVICNEERYKSHELTEEKRKEIDEFILISFCHGLPLEYRLKITPDTCEDLLDAFVKARKFYAEIEFDRVRYQEYQQPQDFRDRPTTSNCDKIGIKNRNTRAINSNPAPKSCTYCNKLGHNKDECYKRKRKQQIRSEESLRRDYPSPLPAPPHRFQSEPHGPRKECRYCKNMGHTIEECRKKLWQDKNSGSANTPPRKDATSEANQQQRPPIATDVQSTSVQST from the coding sequence ATGTCAAGCGACCGAACGAATCAAAACCAACAACCCAAGCTAGccgataaaatagaaacgcGCAGCGACGCGGAACTCGAGGATATTACTTTCAGACTCAGACAAAAGGAGCTATTCCTACAAGAACGAGAACGGACTGTACGCGAACGCGAAGAAATATTACGATCAGACACAGCTAAACCCGACCTCGCTACATTAGAAACGTTGTTACGCGAAGTTGTTACGACGCGACACCAAACGGACGACGCGTTTTACGACTCGTTCGAATCATACAATATTTCCATACGGGAAGCGATTAACATGGTGCCTCAGTACGATGGTTACAATATCTCTATCGGTACGTTCACGCGGGCATGCAAACGAGCTCGCGAATTAATCCTTTTTAACGCGGAAGAAACGGCAACCCGGTTGATCATCAAGAAATTACGTGGGCAAGTGTACTCGATCGTAAAAGATTACAATATATACTCGATCGATAGGCTCTGCGATATATTATGGGAAAATCTATGTACGCAATACAAAGTCGAGCTAAGTAGTATCTATATGGATCAAGATGAACACATTTTAGAATTCATAGATAGAGTGAAAGATCTTCGGCAAGTAATCTGTAACGAAGAGCGATACAAGTCGCACGAATTaacggaagaaaaacgaaaagaaatcgatgagTTTATATTGATTAGTTTCTGTCACGGCCTCCCGCTAGAATACAGATTAAAGATAACTCCTGACACGTGTGAGGACCTTCTTGACGCCTTCGTCAAAGCACGCAAATTCTACGCGGAGATAGAATTTGACAGAGTTCGATACCAAGAGTATCAGCAACCGCAAGATTTCCGGGACAGACCGACGACCTCTAACTGCGATAAAATAGGAATCAAAAATAGAAACACGCGTGCGATAAATTCGAATCCGGCACCGAAATCGTGCACATACTGCAACAAATTAGGGCATAATAAAGACGAGTGTTACAAGCGTAAACGGAAACAGCAAATTCGAAGCGAAGAGAGTCTTCGCAGGGATTATCCTTCCCCTCTTCCCGCTCCTCCACATCGATTCCAGTCCGAGCCACACGGTCCGAGAAAGGAATGTAGATATTGCAAGAATATGGGTCATACGATAGAAGagtgtagaaaaaaattgtggCAAGATAAAAACTCGGGAAGTGCGAATACCCCTCCGAGGAAAGACGCGACTTCGGAGGCGAACCAACAACAGCGTCCACCAATAGCAACAGACGTCCAGTCGACGTCCGTACAATCCACCTAA